The proteins below come from a single Natranaerofaba carboxydovora genomic window:
- a CDS encoding SagB/ThcOx family dehydrogenase: MKRKNKGLLFLLFIMLITSGLFILGCESDEGLDDAKNNVEEASKNSGEEYVSLSDIEELSEVDVSIQETIENRRSIRSYQDEKLDLEEISYLMWAAQGITDSDTGYRAAPSAGATFPMEVYVVVGDVEELSPGIYRYLPEEHELQLVLEGDFRDDLMGAALGQAPIGEASINIVITSIYERVMSTYGERGIRYAKIEAGHISQNIFLLSTALELGTVSIGAFEDEDVADILQLEEREEPLYIMPVGRR, encoded by the coding sequence ATGAAAAGAAAAAACAAGGGTTTACTCTTTCTTTTGTTTATCATGCTTATTACATCTGGTTTGTTTATTCTTGGATGTGAGAGTGATGAAGGTCTTGACGATGCAAAAAATAACGTAGAAGAAGCCAGCAAAAATAGTGGAGAAGAATACGTTTCACTTTCAGACATAGAAGAGCTCTCGGAAGTGGATGTTAGTATACAAGAAACTATTGAGAACAGAAGATCAATTAGAAGCTATCAGGATGAAAAGCTAGACCTAGAAGAGATATCCTATCTGATGTGGGCTGCTCAAGGAATTACTGATTCTGACACTGGTTATAGGGCTGCACCGTCTGCAGGGGCTACCTTTCCTATGGAAGTTTATGTGGTAGTAGGTGATGTAGAAGAACTGTCACCTGGGATATATCGTTATTTGCCTGAGGAACATGAACTTCAACTGGTATTAGAAGGAGATTTTAGAGATGATTTGATGGGGGCGGCACTTGGCCAGGCTCCTATAGGAGAAGCATCTATTAATATTGTTATTACCTCTATATACGAGAGAGTAATGAGCACTTATGGTGAGCGTGGTATAAGATATGCAAAGATTGAAGCAGGTCATATTTCACAAAATATATTTTTACTTAGCACAGCTCTTGAGCTTGGAACAGTTTCGATAGGGGCTTTTGAAGATGAAGATGTAGCTGATATTTTGCAGTTAGAGGAGAGAGAGGAGCCGCTATATATAATGCCTGTGGGAAGGAGATAG
- a CDS encoding ATP-binding protein has translation MIKKISFKQDCRKCPYGTKLRNFYNKFNFIPNEIYKEIFESKPFTEEINKNKYRFKFKSCLMKLEKVKEKLQKLNLDYDNKFVVTQAFHELMINAIEHGNKNDSDKTVTVNLVVANEYIILTVKDNGNGFNWTRQINKNLSLESANETGKNLGLTITKMLCDDIFFNNTGNKAILFFYNKNKEV, from the coding sequence ATGATTAAAAAAATCTCTTTCAAGCAGGATTGTCGTAAATGTCCATATGGAACAAAATTAAGAAATTTTTATAATAAATTTAATTTTATCCCTAATGAAATATATAAAGAAATATTTGAAAGTAAGCCCTTTACTGAGGAGATTAATAAAAATAAATATAGGTTTAAATTTAAAAGTTGCCTAATGAAACTTGAAAAAGTCAAAGAAAAATTACAAAAATTAAATTTGGATTACGATAATAAATTTGTTGTTACCCAGGCATTCCATGAACTTATGATCAATGCAATAGAACATGGAAATAAAAATGATTCTGATAAAACAGTAACAGTTAATTTAGTAGTTGCAAATGAATATATTATCCTAACAGTAAAAGACAATGGAAATGGTTTCAATTGGACAAGACAGATTAATAAAAACTTAAGTTTAGAGTCAGCAAATGAAACCGGCAAAAACTTGGGACTAACTATTACCAAAATGTTATGTGATGATATATTTTTTAATAATACAGGAAATAAAGCAATATTATTTTTTTATAATAAAAACAAAGAGGTTTAA
- a CDS encoding rhomboid family intramembrane serine protease gives MINKWINGLERRFRRFGIRNLMGYIVGGHALVFVLSMMDPTGQFLRSLTFHPASIMQGEVWRIVTFLFIPPTFSLIFFVFVLYLYYMIGTTLESVWGTFKFNLYYFVGVIGTIIAAFVSGAAVDSTYLNLSLFLAFATLFPDFQLRLFLLLPIKIKYLAYLNVFFLLMTFVTGTLAARVAIGVALLNYLLFFGEDAVRGFRTRKWANDKRKEFVKKTNMARSGPMHRCTVCGITEEDDPDMDFRYCSTCEGDYEYCMDHLKNHEHITSEDKSES, from the coding sequence ATGATTAATAAATGGATTAATGGACTCGAGAGAAGATTCAGGAGATTTGGGATAAGGAATTTGATGGGGTATATAGTCGGAGGGCATGCTCTAGTTTTTGTGCTTTCAATGATGGACCCTACCGGCCAGTTTTTGCGAAGCCTGACCTTTCACCCGGCTAGTATTATGCAGGGGGAAGTATGGAGAATTGTGACCTTTTTGTTTATACCTCCAACGTTTTCACTTATATTTTTTGTCTTTGTACTGTATTTATATTATATGATAGGTACTACTTTGGAATCTGTCTGGGGAACTTTTAAGTTTAATTTGTATTATTTTGTTGGAGTAATAGGTACTATTATTGCAGCCTTTGTATCAGGAGCAGCAGTAGACTCAACCTATCTTAATCTTTCGTTGTTTTTGGCTTTTGCTACGCTCTTTCCCGATTTTCAGTTGAGGTTATTTTTACTTCTTCCTATTAAGATCAAATATCTTGCATATTTAAACGTTTTCTTTTTATTAATGACATTTGTTACTGGAACTTTAGCGGCAAGAGTAGCAATAGGAGTAGCATTGTTAAACTATCTATTGTTTTTTGGAGAAGATGCTGTTAGAGGCTTTAGGACTAGAAAATGGGCTAATGATAAAAGAAAAGAATTTGTTAAAAAGACAAACATGGCTAGAAGTGGGCCCATGCACAGATGTACTGTATGTGGTATAACTGAAGAAGATGATCCTGATATGGACTTTAGGTATTGTTCCACATGTGAGGGTGATTATGAATACTGTATGGACCACCTGAAAAATCATGAGCATATAACTAGTGAAGATAAAAGTGAAAGTTGA
- a CDS encoding serpin family protein, whose protein sequence is MNKKIKPDLSYLTLVLSVILVISISFSAIGCQNITGAGERYDDELRKEQIDNLERDYLTHQNEFAFNILKEILKEEDEGTNTLVSPLSINMALYMTYNGADSITKEEMEKALNLEGLELEKLNEQMKNLKEFLEHTKDGVDFRVANSIWGREGEVNFLEEFVENNKEYYDSEINELDFSKQEASDIINDWVAENTEGKIDEIVGENIPARLLLYLINTTYFNGEWLEEFPEENTKEESFYTKDDEEITHPMMKVEEEFPYKENDLFQAVSLPYKDDIFQMTLFLPKEDKSLEELTDNLTKKNWEKWQDGFHTGEGTVKLPRFSYEYEKSLVDVLKNLGMETAFTSANFSKMLESSGDLFIDEVLHKSFIEVDEKGTEAAAATKVAVEEVAAPKPFEIEFNRPFFYVIENTEADSILFMGTLYEPKE, encoded by the coding sequence ATGAATAAAAAGATTAAGCCCGACCTGTCCTATTTAACCTTAGTTTTGTCAGTAATATTAGTGATATCTATTAGTTTTAGCGCTATAGGGTGTCAAAACATAACAGGTGCCGGCGAAAGATACGATGACGAGTTAAGAAAAGAGCAGATTGATAACCTTGAAAGAGATTATCTGACCCACCAAAATGAATTTGCCTTTAATATTCTAAAAGAAATATTAAAGGAAGAAGACGAAGGTACCAACACTCTGGTATCACCACTTAGCATTAATATGGCGCTTTATATGACCTATAATGGCGCAGATTCTATTACTAAAGAAGAGATGGAAAAAGCATTAAACTTAGAAGGGCTTGAGTTAGAAAAACTAAATGAGCAGATGAAAAATCTAAAAGAATTCCTAGAGCACACAAAAGACGGCGTAGATTTTAGAGTGGCAAACTCCATCTGGGGCAGAGAAGGCGAGGTAAACTTCTTAGAAGAATTCGTAGAAAATAATAAAGAATACTACGACAGCGAAATAAATGAGCTTGACTTTAGTAAGCAAGAAGCATCAGATATAATTAACGATTGGGTAGCAGAAAACACAGAAGGAAAAATCGATGAAATCGTAGGCGAAAATATCCCAGCCCGGCTTCTTTTGTATCTGATTAACACCACATATTTTAATGGTGAATGGTTAGAGGAATTCCCAGAGGAAAATACCAAAGAAGAAAGCTTTTATACCAAAGACGATGAGGAAATCACACATCCAATGATGAAAGTAGAAGAAGAATTCCCATATAAAGAAAACGATTTATTTCAAGCCGTCTCTCTTCCATACAAAGACGATATCTTTCAGATGACGCTATTTTTACCAAAAGAAGACAAAAGCTTAGAAGAACTAACTGACAATCTAACCAAAAAAAACTGGGAAAAGTGGCAGGATGGTTTTCACACCGGCGAGGGAACAGTGAAGCTGCCGCGCTTTAGTTACGAATATGAAAAAAGCCTGGTAGATGTTCTAAAAAATCTAGGCATGGAAACTGCCTTTACAAGCGCAAATTTTAGTAAAATGTTAGAAAGCTCAGGGGACTTATTTATAGATGAAGTCTTACACAAATCCTTTATAGAAGTTGACGAAAAAGGTACAGAAGCTGCCGCAGCTACCAAAGTTGCCGTTGAAGAGGTAGCAGCACCTAAGCCTTTTGAAATTGAATTTAATCGTCCATTCTTTTATGTAATAGAGAACACTGAAGCTGATAGCATTTTGTTCATGGGTACCTTATATGAGCCTAAAGAATAG
- a CDS encoding TIGR02452 family protein, with translation MAKTVREKRASIARQTLDIIEKGYYENSRGEKVDVKNSIIYSMNNSVLYSPEDGEEIKKRVRNSSSNAHHNAKKHKTNIEVKNKTTFKAARDLLDCGERDVLCLNFASAKNPGGGFMKGSGAQEESLARASALYPCISQMKKMYSVNKKLKSALYTDYMIYSPKVPVFRDCNEELLDEPCYVSFLTAPAVNAGAVYSKEKENIELIKPTMEKRIEKIIAISIFKGYENMILGAFGCGVFKNSPEDVAGYFSEILLNNEYYKNSFKNIIFAVLDKSKQEKTLNVFKEKLDH, from the coding sequence ATGGCTAAAACTGTTCGTGAAAAAAGAGCTAGTATTGCAAGACAAACCCTCGATATTATTGAAAAAGGCTATTACGAAAACAGCCGGGGAGAGAAAGTAGATGTTAAAAATAGTATAATCTATTCCATGAATAATTCTGTTCTATATTCTCCGGAAGATGGGGAGGAAATAAAAAAAAGAGTTAGAAATAGTTCTAGTAATGCTCATCATAATGCTAAAAAACATAAGACAAATATTGAAGTGAAAAATAAAACAACTTTTAAGGCGGCTAGAGACCTTTTGGATTGTGGAGAAAGAGATGTATTATGCCTAAATTTTGCCTCTGCCAAAAATCCAGGAGGCGGCTTTATGAAAGGCAGCGGGGCACAGGAAGAAAGCTTAGCTAGAGCGTCTGCTCTTTATCCCTGTATCTCTCAAATGAAAAAGATGTACAGTGTGAATAAAAAGCTAAAGTCTGCTCTTTATACGGATTATATGATTTATTCTCCAAAGGTTCCTGTTTTTAGAGATTGTAATGAAGAGCTTTTGGATGAGCCGTGTTATGTTTCTTTTTTAACTGCTCCTGCAGTTAATGCCGGTGCGGTTTATTCTAAAGAAAAAGAAAATATTGAACTTATAAAGCCTACAATGGAAAAAAGAATAGAAAAGATTATTGCTATTTCTATATTTAAAGGATATGAAAACATGATTTTAGGTGCTTTTGGCTGTGGGGTGTTTAAGAATAGTCCAGAAGATGTAGCGGGGTATTTTAGTGAGATTCTTTTGAACAATGAATATTATAAAAACTCATTTAAGAATATTATTTTTGCAGTATTAGATAAATCAAAACAAGAAAAAACATTGAATGTGTTCAAAGAAAAGCTAGACCATTAA
- a CDS encoding aldo/keto reductase, translating to MKKVKLGNSNLEVSEFCLGVLPMGPLQADLPEEKCVDIIRAALDRGVNFLDTAEMYSTQTYVAKAVKERRDEVVIATKSNAKTYDNMAKSVKKSLEELNTDYIDIYHLHAARATEEVFEERKGALKYLTEMKEKGIIKAVGISTHGVRAVEKAAEIDEIDIVYPLINKKGLGLLQGNVSNMIEAIKKCHSAGKGTYAMKILGGGNLVHDIEDSINFVRDIEGMDAVSMGVTKVEELDYNLYLFGADNIKLDKLPDTTSSKKLYIFKKICKSCGKCIENCPNEALSFDENEKAVVDHDKCLLCGYCSPECPAFAIRLV from the coding sequence TTGAAAAAAGTAAAGCTAGGTAATAGTAACCTTGAAGTATCAGAGTTTTGTCTAGGGGTGCTTCCTATGGGACCTCTTCAAGCTGATTTGCCTGAAGAGAAGTGTGTAGATATAATCAGAGCTGCACTTGATAGAGGGGTTAATTTTTTGGATACAGCAGAAATGTATAGCACTCAAACTTATGTCGCAAAAGCCGTTAAGGAAAGAAGAGATGAAGTGGTTATTGCAACAAAATCAAATGCCAAAACCTACGACAATATGGCCAAGTCTGTTAAAAAATCTTTGGAAGAGCTTAATACAGACTATATAGACATATATCATCTTCATGCAGCAAGAGCCACTGAAGAGGTCTTTGAAGAAAGAAAGGGAGCTCTAAAATACTTAACGGAAATGAAGGAAAAAGGGATAATTAAAGCTGTTGGAATCTCCACTCATGGGGTACGTGCTGTTGAGAAAGCTGCAGAAATAGATGAAATAGATATAGTCTATCCTTTGATTAACAAAAAAGGACTTGGCTTACTGCAGGGAAATGTAAGTAACATGATAGAGGCAATCAAAAAATGTCACAGTGCAGGCAAAGGCACTTATGCCATGAAAATACTTGGAGGCGGAAATCTTGTGCATGACATAGAAGATAGCATAAATTTTGTTAGAGATATAGAGGGAATGGACGCTGTTTCTATGGGAGTTACAAAGGTAGAGGAACTAGATTATAACCTTTATTTATTTGGGGCAGACAATATCAAGTTAGACAAACTGCCCGATACAACAAGCAGCAAAAAACTTTATATATTTAAAAAGATCTGCAAAAGTTGTGGAAAATGCATCGAAAACTGCCCTAACGAAGCACTTTCCTTTGATGAAAACGAAAAAGCTGTAGTGGACCATGACAAGTGCTTACTTTGTGGTTACTGTAGCCCGGAGTGTCCTGCTTTTGCAATAAGGCTAGTTTAA
- a CDS encoding dicarboxylate/amino acid:cation symporter → MGVAFILGVMAGLFVGEPIMIIEPLGTLFLNLLQMIVIPIIIFTLIMAMRKLDPSTLGQVGIQTVLVYMITTTIAITIGLTSANFLNPGVGLSLPEEAEIQTEEAPGLVEVLIDIVPTNIFEALSEADILSILFFVIIFGLALTFLRSSSNNEVKKGVEVIFNFAEAGAYAMFKIVWGIMEYGVIGVFALLATTFAETGFEALTSFALLVLTLAIAVIVHITFIYLFVITRILANKSPLAFLRGSKDAILTAFATRSSGGTLPISMKNAGDDLKIDESIYGFTLPLGSTINMDGSAMYLGVTAIFAANLIGQTLSLSEQLTIVITTVLASIGTAGVPGAGVIMLTMILTQLGLPLGVVAFVAGVDPILDGLRTLNNVTGDLSVTTLIAKWHGGIDFDQGVWKYK, encoded by the coding sequence ATGGGTGTAGCTTTTATATTAGGTGTTATGGCAGGTCTTTTCGTCGGTGAACCTATTATGATTATTGAACCTTTAGGCACTTTATTTTTGAACCTGCTGCAGATGATTGTAATTCCAATTATAATATTTACTCTTATCATGGCGATGAGAAAACTCGACCCATCTACACTGGGACAGGTAGGTATTCAGACAGTTCTGGTCTATATGATAACCACAACCATCGCCATTACAATCGGTCTAACCTCTGCAAATTTTCTAAATCCCGGAGTAGGTCTTAGCCTTCCTGAGGAAGCCGAGATTCAAACAGAAGAGGCTCCTGGACTTGTTGAAGTATTAATTGATATTGTCCCTACTAATATTTTTGAAGCTCTATCAGAGGCCGATATTTTATCTATTTTGTTTTTTGTTATTATTTTTGGCTTAGCTTTAACTTTTTTGCGTAGCTCCTCAAATAATGAGGTCAAAAAAGGCGTCGAAGTAATATTTAATTTTGCAGAAGCAGGAGCATACGCAATGTTTAAGATTGTCTGGGGTATTATGGAATACGGTGTGATTGGTGTCTTTGCACTTCTTGCAACAACCTTTGCTGAAACAGGTTTTGAAGCTTTAACTTCTTTTGCATTATTAGTTTTGACCCTGGCAATTGCTGTAATAGTCCATATAACTTTTATATATCTTTTTGTCATTACAAGAATTTTGGCTAACAAGTCCCCCCTTGCCTTTTTAAGGGGATCAAAGGATGCTATACTAACGGCCTTTGCGACAAGGTCAAGTGGCGGCACATTACCAATCTCCATGAAAAATGCCGGTGATGATCTAAAAATAGACGAAAGTATCTACGGTTTCACTCTTCCCCTTGGTTCAACTATTAACATGGATGGCTCGGCTATGTACTTAGGTGTTACAGCTATATTTGCCGCTAATCTAATCGGCCAAACTCTTTCTTTGTCAGAACAGCTTACAATAGTGATAACCACAGTCCTTGCAAGTATAGGTACTGCCGGTGTACCTGGTGCAGGAGTTATTATGTTAACAATGATACTTACTCAACTAGGGCTTCCTTTAGGGGTTGTAGCCTTTGTTGCTGGTGTAGATCCAATACTAGACGGGCTAAGAACTCTAAATAATGTTACGGGAGATCTTTCAGTCACCACTTTAATTGCCAAATGGCACGGCGGCATTGATTTTGATCAGGGTGTTTGGAAATATAAATAG
- a CDS encoding aldo/keto reductase yields MKNFLNRRNFIKLGIGTLGGLSIFGISELLKEDNGMKKGELDDKIGSKNEKDEKKIEDENKDDKDSEKNKKEQEKAKEQKVNGIPYRNLGKTGEKVSLFGLGSGAGAIALENGATREDAYDVINKSIDEGINYIDTAPSYADGLCEENIGEVMKGRREEVILATKTMSRSYDGVMQDMEGSLDRLNTDVIDIYQLHGLSNHDDVAELFVNDGAVRALEELKEQGVIRYTGVTGHNDPEVLLRAISKYDFDTLLMPLNTGDIHSKPFQQDLLDKALEKEMGIIAMKVVAYGRLLREDGVTSIEDALSYVYSFPISTAIVGVSNLTQLEENVQITRKFEKLSDEKLKELEELTGHYEYEANFFKYEW; encoded by the coding sequence ATGAAAAACTTTTTAAACAGGAGAAACTTTATCAAGCTTGGTATTGGAACGCTGGGTGGTTTAAGTATTTTTGGGATAAGTGAACTTCTAAAAGAAGATAATGGCATGAAAAAAGGCGAACTAGATGATAAGATTGGTAGTAAAAACGAAAAGGATGAAAAGAAAATAGAGGACGAAAACAAAGATGATAAGGATAGTGAAAAAAACAAAAAAGAACAGGAAAAAGCAAAAGAGCAAAAGGTAAATGGGATCCCATATAGAAATCTTGGTAAAACAGGTGAAAAGGTTAGTCTATTTGGCCTTGGCAGCGGTGCTGGCGCTATAGCTCTTGAAAATGGTGCTACAAGAGAAGATGCATACGATGTGATAAACAAATCTATAGATGAAGGTATTAATTATATTGACACAGCACCAAGCTATGCAGATGGACTCTGTGAAGAAAATATAGGTGAAGTGATGAAGGGTAGAAGAGAAGAGGTCATCCTTGCGACAAAAACTATGAGTCGTAGCTATGATGGGGTTATGCAGGATATGGAAGGAAGTCTCGATAGATTAAATACAGATGTGATTGACATCTATCAACTTCATGGATTATCAAACCATGATGATGTGGCCGAGCTATTTGTCAATGATGGTGCTGTTAGGGCTTTAGAAGAGTTAAAAGAACAGGGCGTTATTAGATATACTGGTGTTACGGGTCATAATGATCCAGAAGTACTTTTAAGAGCTATTAGTAAATATGACTTTGATACTTTGCTTATGCCCCTTAATACAGGGGATATTCATTCCAAACCTTTTCAACAAGATTTGCTTGACAAAGCATTAGAAAAAGAAATGGGAATAATAGCTATGAAAGTTGTTGCGTATGGTAGGCTTCTTCGAGAAGATGGGGTGACATCTATTGAAGATGCCCTAAGTTATGTTTACTCCTTTCCAATAAGCACAGCAATTGTTGGGGTGTCTAACTTGACCCAATTAGAAGAAAATGTTCAAATTACAAGAAAATTCGAAAAGCTATCAGACGAAAAACTTAAAGAGTTAGAAGAGTTAACCGGGCATTATGAATATGAAGCTAATTTTTTTAAGTATGAATGGTAA
- the rpoN gene encoding RNA polymerase factor sigma-54: MKIDHNLKLEQSQKLIITPELKQAIKLLQMSKTELETYVEQELKSNPVLEKESSNEEAQTKDTADRTENEASENEGIDNNDKYDLDWQDYFADSSDVTGGAFQNSSYTPQNQDSFEVFTSSETTFIEYLNFQLSLLDIDTEIREVCEFIVGSLDSNGYLSIYLTELSKFTEYSIDKLQEALELVQTLDPPGVAARDLKECLLIQVYDKIESENISKKVIPLIENHLSDIAENKIKNIASSLEISTDEVQSMVDFIKTLNPKPAASYFTGEKTAYVVPEAFIEKVDDEYIIIMNDNLAPNLRISPSYRSIMNNNRCSETKEFISSRMDSAMWLIKAIEQRRRTIYRVIECIVDIQRAFFEEGVSGLKMLTLNDVAERIDVHESTVSRATANKYVQTPRGIYSLRFFFDSSSSTKVKHIIKQLIENEDQNNPLSDEKIASILKENESVEVSRRTVAKYRKELNIPSSSKRKRFSK; encoded by the coding sequence ATGAAGATTGATCATAATCTTAAGTTAGAACAATCGCAAAAATTAATAATTACTCCAGAACTAAAGCAGGCGATTAAACTTTTACAAATGTCAAAAACCGAGCTTGAAACTTATGTTGAACAGGAGTTAAAATCTAATCCAGTTTTGGAGAAAGAAAGCTCTAATGAAGAAGCACAAACTAAGGATACAGCTGATAGAACCGAAAATGAAGCCTCAGAGAATGAAGGCATTGATAATAATGATAAGTATGATCTAGACTGGCAGGATTATTTTGCCGATTCAAGTGATGTGACTGGAGGTGCATTTCAAAATAGTAGCTATACTCCTCAAAATCAGGATAGTTTTGAAGTGTTTACCTCAAGTGAGACTACTTTTATTGAGTATTTGAATTTTCAGCTTAGTTTATTGGATATCGATACTGAAATTAGAGAAGTTTGTGAATTTATAGTTGGCAGCCTTGATTCAAACGGTTATCTTTCTATATATCTTACTGAACTATCAAAGTTTACTGAATATTCCATAGATAAGCTGCAGGAAGCATTAGAGCTGGTACAAACCCTTGATCCTCCTGGAGTTGCGGCAAGAGATCTTAAAGAATGTTTGCTTATACAGGTCTATGACAAAATTGAATCAGAAAATATATCCAAGAAAGTTATTCCTCTTATTGAAAACCATCTTTCAGATATTGCAGAAAACAAAATAAAGAATATTGCATCTAGCCTTGAGATATCAACCGATGAAGTTCAATCTATGGTGGATTTTATCAAAACTCTAAACCCAAAACCCGCTGCTTCTTACTTTACGGGAGAAAAGACAGCCTATGTAGTTCCAGAAGCATTTATTGAAAAGGTGGATGACGAGTATATAATTATTATGAATGATAACCTAGCTCCTAATCTTAGAATAAGTCCCTCCTACAGGAGTATAATGAATAATAATAGATGCTCTGAGACGAAAGAATTTATTAGTTCTAGGATGGACTCGGCCATGTGGCTTATAAAAGCAATAGAGCAGCGCAGAAGGACTATCTATAGAGTTATAGAGTGTATTGTTGATATACAGAGGGCTTTTTTTGAAGAAGGGGTATCAGGGCTTAAGATGTTAACATTGAATGATGTAGCAGAGAGAATTGATGTGCACGAGTCTACTGTTAGCAGAGCTACTGCTAATAAGTATGTACAAACGCCAAGGGGAATTTATTCATTGAGGTTCTTCTTTGATTCATCCTCCTCTACCAAAGTTAAACACATCATAAAGCAGCTAATTGAGAACGAGGACCAAAACAATCCTTTGAGTGATGAAAAGATTGCCTCGATCCTTAAAGAAAATGAGAGTGTAGAAGTGTCCAGGAGAACAGTAGCAAAATATCGAAAAGAACTTAATATTCCTTCGTCTTCAAAGCGAAAGAGATTTAGTAAATGA
- a CDS encoding histone deacetylase family protein: MTKIFFHDDFLQSYTWDPAASSDRLDHAIKQVEEEFPIITSSPTIDENVLLVHTDSHLQNVKTERAVYDMALLSAGATIEASDEAMSGQPSFALCRPPGHHASPSHSWGFCYFNNVAVAVSRLLENGEIDNAVIVDFDLHFGDGTANIFSDVPEVDFVYLEDTLGDSVEETLKDQLEDIKVKPDIVAVSAGFDRHANCWGGMLETEDYNTIGRVLREFASQKCNNRIFAALEGGYNPRALGDSVLAFCQGLSG; the protein is encoded by the coding sequence ATGACAAAAATATTTTTTCATGATGACTTCTTACAATCTTATACTTGGGACCCAGCAGCTTCATCTGATAGGCTTGATCATGCCATAAAGCAGGTCGAAGAAGAATTCCCAATAATCACTTCTTCTCCCACAATAGACGAAAACGTTTTGCTAGTACATACAGATTCTCACCTTCAAAATGTAAAAACAGAAAGAGCAGTATATGATATGGCACTCTTGTCTGCAGGTGCGACTATCGAAGCCTCGGACGAAGCTATGTCTGGTCAGCCTTCATTTGCACTATGTAGGCCCCCTGGTCACCATGCGAGTCCGTCTCACAGCTGGGGCTTTTGCTATTTTAATAACGTAGCAGTTGCAGTAAGTAGACTTTTAGAAAATGGTGAAATAGATAACGCAGTAATAGTGGATTTTGATTTGCACTTTGGTGACGGTACGGCCAATATATTCTCTGATGTCCCTGAGGTAGACTTTGTTTATCTAGAAGATACACTGGGAGATTCTGTAGAAGAAACATTAAAAGATCAACTTGAAGACATCAAAGTAAAACCTGATATAGTTGCAGTCTCGGCAGGTTTTGATCGCCATGCAAACTGCTGGGGAGGTATGCTTGAGACAGAGGATTACAACACTATAGGCAGGGTCCTTCGAGAATTTGCCAGCCAAAAATGTAACAACCGTATCTTTGCAGCTTTAGAAGGTGGGTACAATCCCCGGGCACTAGGAGATAGCGTCTTAGCATTTTGCCAAGGATTATCAGGTTAA
- a CDS encoding protease complex subunit PrcB family protein, which produces MINGVFIDRKINKKIKEKSKEETEVKRFRTIIAIAVVVLMIATGVAIGRIGKGDENSVKEPAEVKTEVKYEVIEENDALQDDIFEAIMDLKVERGYFVFGEPAFEVENEKNYLLISSGEKRTGGYDIVLEEIEEKEGVLKVTVKETEPGDDEMTIQALTYPYIVLALDEGYDEYAVVNKAGEEFRNLAEVEIEDPNIEREEGLKQIPDTDPTIGEAFVEGEVIAVDVENRRLELEIHLDTHTPDVGPEFEILEDALIRQLEDDKETEISFDELEEGMIVGMILTEEGEVRAVINHEFEF; this is translated from the coding sequence TTGATTAATGGCGTCTTTATAGATAGAAAGATAAATAAGAAAATAAAAGAAAAATCAAAGGAGGAGACAGAAGTGAAAAGATTTAGGACTATAATAGCCATTGCAGTAGTTGTACTTATGATTGCAACAGGAGTTGCGATCGGAAGAATTGGAAAAGGTGATGAGAACAGCGTTAAGGAACCAGCAGAGGTTAAAACTGAGGTTAAGTATGAAGTTATAGAAGAGAATGATGCATTACAAGATGATATTTTTGAAGCTATAATGGATCTTAAAGTAGAGAGAGGATATTTTGTTTTTGGCGAGCCTGCTTTTGAAGTAGAAAATGAGAAGAATTACTTGCTAATATCATCTGGTGAAAAAAGAACCGGTGGGTATGACATAGTTTTGGAGGAGATAGAAGAAAAAGAAGGAGTACTTAAAGTGACTGTAAAAGAAACTGAACCTGGTGATGACGAAATGACTATCCAAGCTCTAACTTATCCATATATAGTTCTTGCTTTGGATGAAGGCTACGATGAATACGCAGTTGTTAATAAAGCTGGAGAGGAGTTTAGGAATCTGGCGGAAGTTGAAATAGAAGACCCCAATATTGAAAGAGAAGAAGGGCTAAAGCAAATCCCAGATACTGATCCTACAATTGGTGAAGCCTTTGTTGAAGGGGAAGTTATAGCAGTTGACGTAGAAAATCGTCGACTAGAGCTAGAAATTCACCTTGACACCCATACTCCTGATGTTGGCCCCGAGTTTGAAATTTTGGAGGATGCCTTAATTAGACAGCTTGAGGATGACAAAGAAACAGAGATTAGTTTTGATGAACTTGAAGAGGGTATGATAGTAGGTATGATCTTGACTGAAGAAGGAGAAGTACGCGCAGTGATAAATCATGAATTTGAGTTTTAA